A region of Bombyx mori chromosome 13, ASM3026992v2 DNA encodes the following proteins:
- the RpS10 gene encoding ribosomal protein S10 isoform X2 translates to MLMPKQNRVAIYEYLFKEGVMVAKKDYHAPKHTELEKIPNLQVIKAMQSLKSRGYVKEQFAWRHFYWYLTNEGIEYLRIFLHLPPEIVPATLKRSVRTETVRRGPVGRPDAPARSAEDRSAYRRTPAAPGVAPHDKKADVGPGSADLEFKGGYGRGRPAS, encoded by the exons ATGTTGATGCCCAAACAAAACCGTGTTGCTATTTATGAGTACCTCTTTAAAGAGGGAGTCATGGTGGCCAAAAAAGACTATCATGCACCGAAGCATACTGAACTAGAGAAGATTCCTAACCTCCAAGTTATCAAAGCTATGCAATCACTCAAGTCCAGAGGTTATGTCAAAGAACAGTTTGCCTGGAGGCACTTTTACTG GTACCTAACCAATGAGGGTATTGAATACTTGAGAATATTCTTGCACCTTCCTCCTGAAATTGTGCCTGCAACACTTAAGCGCTCAGTACGTACAGAGACAGTACGCCGTGGCCCTGTTGGTCGTCCTGATGCCCCAGCCCGCTCTGCTGAGGACAGATCTGCATACAGACGTACTCCTGCTGCCCCTGGTGTTGCACCTCATGATAAAAAGGCTGATGTTGGTCCAGGCTCAGCTGATCTTGAATTT AAGGGAGGCTATGGACGTGGCAGGCCTGCTTcataa
- the RpS10 gene encoding ribosomal protein S10 isoform X1 yields MLMPKQNRVAIYEYLFKEGVMVAKKDYHAPKHTELEKIPNLQVIKAMQSLKSRGYVKEQFAWRHFYWYLTNEGIEYLRIFLHLPPEIVPATLKRSVRTETVRRGPVGRPDAPARSAEDRSAYRRTPAAPGVAPHDKKADVGPGSADLEFVSPILLCRIIVDWIEKLQAPETYSRLQ; encoded by the exons ATGTTGATGCCCAAACAAAACCGTGTTGCTATTTATGAGTACCTCTTTAAAGAGGGAGTCATGGTGGCCAAAAAAGACTATCATGCACCGAAGCATACTGAACTAGAGAAGATTCCTAACCTCCAAGTTATCAAAGCTATGCAATCACTCAAGTCCAGAGGTTATGTCAAAGAACAGTTTGCCTGGAGGCACTTTTACTG GTACCTAACCAATGAGGGTATTGAATACTTGAGAATATTCTTGCACCTTCCTCCTGAAATTGTGCCTGCAACACTTAAGCGCTCAGTACGTACAGAGACAGTACGCCGTGGCCCTGTTGGTCGTCCTGATGCCCCAGCCCGCTCTGCTGAGGACAGATCTGCATACAGACGTACTCCTGCTGCCCCTGGTGTTGCACCTCATGATAAAAAGGCTGATGTTGGTCCAGGCTCAGCTGATCTTGAATTTGTAAGTCCTATATTGTTGTGCCGTATAATTGTAGACTGGATTGAAAAGTTACAAGCACCTGAAACATACAGTAGACTTCAGTAA
- the LOC101738577 gene encoding splicing factor 3A subunit 2 — protein MDFQNRPGGKTGGGGVASWSESNRDRRERLRQLALETIDLNKDPYFMKNHLGSYECKLCLTLHNNEGSYLAHTQGKKHQANLARRAAKEAKEAPQQLAPEKPRIEPKKFVKIGRPGYRVTKQKDPETGQQSLLFQVDYPEIAEGVIPRHRFMSAYEQKIEPPDRRWQYLLFAAEPYETIAFKVPSREVEKHDSKFWTHWNKDTKQFFLQFAFKMDQLRMPPPHPKMWEGHSMRLPPPPGAPMLGVPPPPPLLPVPPPPPSM, from the exons atggatTTTCAAAATCGCCCTGGCGGTAAAACTGGTGGAGGAGGTGTAGCGTCATGGTCGGAAAGTAACAGAGACCGGCGGGAGAGATTACGACAGCTTGCACTAGAAACAATAGATTTAAACAAAGATccatattttatgaaaaatcatTTAG GGTCCTATGAATGTAAACTTTGTTTAACCCTGCATAACAATGAGGGAAGTTATTTGGCTCACACGCAAGGGAAGAAGCATCAAGCCAATTTGGCACGTAGAGCTGCAAAGGAAGCCAAAGAAGCGCCTCAACAGCTTGCCCCGGAAAAACCTAGAATTGAACCTAAGAAATTTGTGAAGATTGGTAGACCTGGTTACAGAGTAACAAAACAGAAAGATCCTGAAACTGGACAGCAGAGCTTGCTCTTCCAAGTAGATTATCCAG agatTGCAGAGGGTGTTATACCTAGACATAGATTTATGTCTGCTTATGAACAGAAGATTGAGCCTCCAGACCGCAGATGGCAGTATTTGTTATTTGCAGCAGAGCCTTATGAAACTATTGCATTTAAAGTCCCTAGCAGAGAAGTTGAAAAGCATGATTCAAAATTCTGGACTCATTGGAACAAGGACACAAAGCAGTTCTTTTTGCAGTTTGCATTTAAGATGGATCAGTTACGCATGCCTCCCCCCCATCCCAAAATGTGGGAGGGTCATAGCATGAGGTTGCCTCCACCTCCTGGAGCACCGATGTTGGGAGTACCACCGCCACCACCATTATTACCAGTGCCCCCACCACCACCCTCTATGTAA